GGCTGGTGGTGGTCGAGGCCCCCGAGGACGGCGGCTGGACCGCACAACTGCTCGCCGACCTCGACCGCCTCGTCGCCGAACAGGACGGGTGGCGGGAACAGGACTGACCGGTGCCCCGGCCCGGTGCCGGGGACGCCGTTGGCCCCGCCCGAGCGAGGTCGGACCCCACTCGCTCGGGCGGGAGACCGGTCGCTGCCCCGCCGGACGTCAGCGGGTCGACCGCAGGTGGGTCGCCACCGCCAGCGTCCGGGCATCGCCCAGCACGGCGATGTCACCGGATCGGTCGGTGCGGACCACTGTTGCCCCGAGCGCCTTCAACCCGGCCACGGTCTGCGGGGCCGGGTGCCCGTACGGGTTGCCCGTGCCGCAGGAGATCAGGGCCAGTCGGGGGTGCAGCGAGGCCATCAGCGACCAGTCCTGGTTCGCCGACCCGTGGTGCGCCACCTTGAGGACATCGACCACCCCCGGTCCGGCCGCCGGAACGCCCGCCGAGACGACAGCAGGTACGGCGCCAGGGACGGAGGCGGGGACGGAGGCGGGGACAGCGGCGGGATCGCCCCTTCCCCGAGCGGCTGTTGACTTTGCGTCAGGCGGCGGGCGGGCCCGCGGCGGGGTACCGAGTGCGCCGAGGTGCAGCACAGCGGCCTGGGCCGGTGGCTCCAGGTCTCCGAGCAGCGCCACCCGAAGCGCGGTGGCGGGCGGGCCCAGGGTGGCGAGGATCGCGATGCTGGAGTTGTTCGGCCCGGCTGCATCGGGCTCGGGCGTAGCGGTCGGCCAGAGCACCTGCCAGCCGAGGCGCGCTCCGGCGGTGCGCTGCTCGCCGCGCTGGGCTCGCATCACCGGGATTCCTCCGGCGGCTGCCCAACGGAGCACCCGAGCCCGCTCGCCGTCCGGCTCGTCCAGGGTGGTCACCTCGATCGCTCCGACCGCCCGACCGCGCAACACCCCCGGGATCCCCTCCGCGTGGTCGGCGTGGAAGTGGGTGAGGATCAGCACGGGCACCCTGGTCACGCCGAGATCCCGCAGGCAGGCGTCGGCCGACTTGGCGTCAGGCCCGGCGTCCACCACCACGGCGGTGCCGGGTTCGACGGGGAGCACCGTCATGTCGCCCTGGCCGATGTCGCACATCGCCAGCCGCCAGCCCGTCGCCGGCCAGCCGGTCGCCAGACGGACGACGGACGGTGGGCGCAGGAGCACCAGCGGCAGTGCGACGACGACCGTGAGTGCGACCAGCACCCGGGTGCGTCGCCGTCGGGCCCGGTGCCTGGCCAGTAGCGGCGGCACTGCCCAGGCCAGCGCCACGATCACCACCACGAGCAGTACCGCACCGTACGGCCCCGCCGGCCACGCGAGTTCCGCGCCGGGCAGTTCCGCGCCCCGCCGCGCAACGGTGGCGAGCCAGCCGACGGGCACCGCCGCGAGATCGGCCAGGAATCGGGCGGCCCCCGCCGAGAACGGCGCGATCGCCAACGCGCCGAACCCGAGCAGGGTGGCCGGGGCGACGGCGACCTCGGCCAGCAGGTTGCAGGGAATCCCGACCAGGCTGACGCGCGGAGCCAGCAGGACGGTGACCGGGGAGCAGAAGGCCTGCGCCGCGGCCGTGGCCCCGACCGCGGAGGCCAGGTGGTGCGGCCAACGGCGGGCCCGGAGGGCGGCGGTCCAGCGCGGACCGAGGATGAGCAGCCCGGCGGTGGCCAGCGCCGACAGCAGGAACCCGTACGAGCGGGCCAGTTGTGGATCGACCAGGACCAGGATGAGTACTGCGCCGGCCAGGGTGGGCACGCCCTGCCGGGGTCTGCCGGTCGCCAGGGCGAGCAGCCCGAGCAGCCCGGTGGCCGCGGCCCGGAGCACGCTGGGGTCGGGACGGCAGATGGTGACGAAGGCCAGGGTCAGGCCGGTGCCGAGGAGTGCCGTTGTTCGGAACGAGAGGCCGAGCACTCCGGCCAGGCCACCCCGGGCAGGCGCGTCGGGTTCGGTGGGCGTGCCGCCCACCAGGACCGCCAGGATGATCGCCAGGTTGGCGCCGCTGACCGCGACCAGGTGACCGAGGTCGGTGGCCCGGAAGGCGTCCGACAGGTCGTCGGGGAGCCTCGACACATCGCCCACCACCAGCCCTGGGAGCAGGCCGCGCGGATCCGACGACAGGTGGTCGCACGCGTCCCGCAGCCCTTTGCGGAGCCGGGATGCGAGGCGCTGCGGGAGGTCGGGCGGCGCAAGGACGCGCGGTTGCCCCTGCGGCGCGAGCAGGGCCGCGGTGTCGGTGCGGGACCGCCCGCCGGCAGCGGACCCGTCCTCCTGGCGGTCCGGCAGCACTTCTGCTTCGAGGGCGAGTTCGGTCGAGGGGATCAGTTGCTGCCACTGGTAGGGGTCCTGGGATCGGACGAGCAGGGTGACGGGCGTCCGGGTGGCAACGGACGGAGCGCGGACGGTCGGGGTGAGGGGCGTCGGTCGGACTCTGGTGACGAGGGCGGAGATGGTGAG
The DNA window shown above is from Streptomyces sp. TLI_171 and carries:
- a CDS encoding ComEC/Rec2 family competence protein, with amino-acid sequence MPAPPSTVQDRTDYRLLLPAVTAWAVAAAVLSVDPRRHPLLLVAASVAAAAALVLLTPKGPRPSVHRLTAAVLLTAAAATTTTVLHTADLHRGPLPALARPPEPPGREEPEPAPVPGRPGSTAQQSEPERADQPEPGGQEPGGRLPAQEKPANPRVAVELTITGDPKPHGAHAQGTGLSRPTLTISALVTRVRPTPLTPTVRAPSVATRTPVTLLVRSQDPYQWQQLIPSTELALEAEVLPDRQEDGSAAGGRSRTDTAALLAPQGQPRVLAPPDLPQRLASRLRKGLRDACDHLSSDPRGLLPGLVVGDVSRLPDDLSDAFRATDLGHLVAVSGANLAIILAVLVGGTPTEPDAPARGGLAGVLGLSFRTTALLGTGLTLAFVTICRPDPSVLRAAATGLLGLLALATGRPRQGVPTLAGAVLILVLVDPQLARSYGFLLSALATAGLLILGPRWTAALRARRWPHHLASAVGATAAAQAFCSPVTVLLAPRVSLVGIPCNLLAEVAVAPATLLGFGALAIAPFSAGAARFLADLAAVPVGWLATVARRGAELPGAELAWPAGPYGAVLLVVVIVALAWAVPPLLARHRARRRRTRVLVALTVVVALPLVLLRPPSVVRLATGWPATGWRLAMCDIGQGDMTVLPVEPGTAVVVDAGPDAKSADACLRDLGVTRVPVLILTHFHADHAEGIPGVLRGRAVGAIEVTTLDEPDGERARVLRWAAAGGIPVMRAQRGEQRTAGARLGWQVLWPTATPEPDAAGPNNSSIAILATLGPPATALRVALLGDLEPPAQAAVLHLGALGTPPRARPPPDAKSTAARGRGDPAAVPASVPASVPGAVPAVVSAGVPAAGPGVVDVLKVAHHGSANQDWSLMASLHPRLALISCGTGNPYGHPAPQTVAGLKALGATVVRTDRSGDIAVLGDARTLAVATHLRSTR